In a single window of the Campylobacter fetus subsp. testudinum 03-427 genome:
- a CDS encoding methyltransferase (Pfam match to PF13489.2 Methyltransf_23), protein MDKREILEICITEYMKKHSSRPAYCEYLRTKKYAYEMILKNFNGKNVLELGSDGAATSAILARWSENLDIVDMNDKISHLIEEDLYLKKAKFIKSLWQDFKPQNLYSDILLTDSLEHIKDGVELLSIIKNWLSSDGFLHIVVPNALSLHRLIGVKMGFLNSPYNFNENDISSGHEKVYDFDTLKSDILKSGLKLISMEGIQLKPLTDSQLTAFKPEFKDALSSLSTLLPRNSAEIYAVCGI, encoded by the coding sequence GTGGATAAAAGAGAAATTCTAGAAATTTGTATCACCGAATATATGAAAAAACATAGTTCAAGACCAGCTTACTGCGAGTACTTACGTACAAAAAAATACGCCTACGAAATGATACTAAAAAACTTCAATGGTAAAAATGTTCTAGAATTAGGCAGCGATGGAGCCGCTACATCAGCAATCTTAGCTAGATGGAGTGAAAACCTCGATATAGTAGATATGAATGACAAAATTTCACATTTGATAGAAGAAGATTTATATCTTAAAAAAGCTAAATTTATAAAATCCCTTTGGCAGGATTTCAAACCGCAAAATTTATACAGCGATATACTGCTCACTGATAGTTTAGAACATATAAAAGATGGTGTAGAGCTGCTATCTATCATTAAAAATTGGCTAAGCTCAGATGGATTTTTACATATTGTAGTTCCGAATGCACTTTCCTTGCATAGGTTAATTGGCGTAAAAATGGGTTTTTTAAATTCCCCTTATAACTTCAATGAAAATGATATTTCAAGCGGTCATGAAAAAGTGTATGACTTTGATACTTTAAAAAGTGATATTTTAAAATCAGGATTAAAACTAATCAGCATGGAAGGAATACAACTAAAACCGCTTACAGATTCTCAACTTACAGCATTTAAGCCGGAATTTAAAGATGCTCTAAGCTCACTTAGCACCTTGCTCCCACGAAACTCAGCTGAAATTTATGCGGTTTGCGGTATATGA
- a CDS encoding glycosyltransferase, family 1 (Pfam match to PF00534.16 Glycos_transf_1) — MKTIAIFTQNLSAGGVQKSVITLANHLKNIYKIVIILCESDKDEFYKFKDILKINSVKIDINKPGIGQWLFEYRINELDKILSKLKPDLLISFEDYNNIIALKAKFKCKKIISSRVSFSGNYNNKIHLLDKNFYIQNIKNLYSNAYCVVCVSKFIQKELMSLGIKAHHIYNGIAINLKTNNPKKNFIINLGRLHPQKGQKDLIKAYSLIKNDIKEDLFIIGDGVLKLELQSLIQSLNLENRIKLTGFINPKDYINECKMAIMPSYYEGFSNSVLEIMAAKKAVLAYDYDGADEIFDKNDLIKKGDINALSLKLKEILNSPQILNDLETKQWKKVKEFDIKTTMQKYENLITKALKCVE; from the coding sequence ATGAAAACCATAGCTATATTCACACAAAACTTAAGTGCCGGAGGTGTTCAAAAGTCAGTTATAACATTAGCAAATCATCTTAAAAATATATATAAAATAGTCATTATCTTATGCGAAAGCGATAAAGACGAATTTTATAAATTTAAAGATATTTTAAAGATAAATAGCGTAAAAATAGATATTAATAAGCCCGGCATAGGGCAATGGCTTTTCGAATATAGAATCAATGAGCTTGATAAAATACTATCAAAATTAAAACCAGATTTACTTATATCATTTGAAGATTACAATAATATAATAGCTCTAAAAGCTAAATTTAAATGTAAAAAGATTATCTCTTCGAGAGTTAGTTTTTCAGGTAATTATAACAATAAAATTCATCTTTTAGATAAAAATTTCTATATACAAAATATAAAAAATCTCTATTCAAATGCCTATTGTGTCGTATGCGTAAGCAAATTTATACAAAAAGAGCTGATGAGTTTAGGTATAAAAGCTCATCATATCTATAATGGAATTGCTATAAATCTAAAAACAAACAATCCTAAGAAAAATTTTATCATAAACTTAGGTCGCCTGCATCCTCAAAAAGGTCAAAAAGATCTTATAAAAGCTTACTCACTCATAAAAAACGATATCAAAGAAGACCTTTTCATCATAGGAGACGGTGTGCTAAAGCTAGAGTTGCAAAGCTTAATTCAAAGTCTAAATTTGGAAAACAGAATAAAATTAACAGGTTTTATAAATCCCAAAGACTATATAAATGAGTGTAAAATGGCTATAATGCCGAGTTACTATGAAGGATTTTCAAACTCGGTTTTAGAAATAATGGCTGCAAAAAAAGCTGTTTTAGCGTACGATTATGATGGCGCAGATGAGATATTTGATAAAAATGATTTGATAAAAAAAGGCGATATAAATGCGCTATCATTAAAATTAAAAGAAATTTTAAACTCACCTCAAATTTTAAACGATTTAGAAACTAAACAATGGAAAAAAGTAAAGGAATTTGATATAAAAACTACAATGCAAAAATATGAAAATTTAATAACCAAAGCCTTAAAATGTGTGGAATAA